In Oreochromis niloticus isolate F11D_XX linkage group LG18, O_niloticus_UMD_NMBU, whole genome shotgun sequence, one genomic interval encodes:
- the LOC100701330 gene encoding zinc finger protein 239 isoform X3: MQQGRMEMFQDSGPRGLDLETPDSWCVSDTQHLQESEPPTIKQEQQQEEVWVAPQAAEEEDVKPFKHELPEEEEAAQMVEIMKDEAQPSTSCEEPAAPAPPPHGAPAVGEGGGGGGTFCRCKVCGMKFSYRGSLLNHAETHAAAECCLCGVCGKPQADQLRLLEHLRTHLKSHVCKFCGKSFQRRVELKVHTRSHTGEKPFSCRLCGKRFTRKNNMEIHMRTHTGEKPYRCTVCGKSFNITSSMIRHARTHTGEKPYSCRMCGRGFTASSDMKIHMRTHTGEKPYTCPVCGRGFALSTPLKHHMKHHTEERPYCCSHCNRCFSDVYTLRRHMKNHGESAAS; encoded by the exons aTGCAGCAGGGACGCATGGAAATGTTTCAGGacagcggccctcgaggactggattTGGAGACCCCTGATTCATGGTGTGTTTCAG ACACTCAGCACCTCCAGGAGTCTGAGCCGCCGACCATcaagcaggagcagcagcaggaggaggtgtGGGTCGCTCCTCaggcagcagaggaggaggatgttAAACCATTCAAGCATGAGTTgcctgaggaggaggaggcagctcAGATGGTAGAGATAATGAAAGATGAAGCCCAGCCAAGCACTTCCTGTGAGGAGCCCGctgctcctgctcctcctccgcATGGTGCTCCTGCTGTTGGTGAAGGCGGTGGAGGAGGTGGGACTTTCTGCCGCTGTAAAGTTTGTGGGATGAAGTTCAGCTACCGGGGCTCTCTGCTGAACCACGCCGAGACTCACGCTGCTGCCGAGTGCTGCCTCTGTGGCGTGTGCGGCAAGCCGCAGGCTGACCAGCTGCGCCTGCTGGAGCACCTACGGACACACCTGAAGAGCCACGTCTGCAAGTTTTGCGGGAAAAGCTTCCAGCGGCGGGTGGAGCTGAAGGTGCACACGCGCAGCCACACGGGCGAGAAGCCGTTCAGCTGCCGGCTGTGCGGGAAGCGATTCACCCGCAAGAACAACATGGAGATTCACATGAGGACACACACTGGCGAGAAGCCGTACCGCTGCACTGTCTGCGGGAAGAGCTTCAACATCACCTCCTCCATGATCCGCCACGCCCGCACACACACCGGGGAGAAACCCTACAGCTGCCGCATGTGTGGGAGGGGCTTCACAGCCAGCTCGGACATGAAGATCCACATGAGGACGCACACGGGCGAGAAGCCCTACACCTGCCCCGTGTGCGGGAGGGGTTTCGCTCTCAGCACGCCACTTAAACACCATATGAAGCACCACACGGAGGAGCGGCCGTACTGCTGCAGCCACTGCAACCGCTGCTTCAGCGACGTGTACACACTGCGGCGCCACATGAAGAACCACGGTGAAAGTGCGGCGTCCTGA